In a single window of the Polynucleobacter sp. MWH-UH24A genome:
- a CDS encoding ankyrin repeat domain-containing protein encodes MMLRRSFIVLTALSLFSRIATAQSQEQADRMARAVQFDDLAQVKKLLQEGVSPNLLVRGGNPITVYAVRENSRTTLDYLLTLKNLDVDQPNLSGENVLMMASLYGLLPEVKTLIDKRAATINKSGWTPLHYACTNGHLQIAEFLLDKGAQVNALSDSDTTPLMMAVRSGNIQLVRLLLDRGADLQIRNHQGFSAIDVADLFNQEEVSRGLRSRWEKLYKTKYEGGPKPGSAESKPKG; translated from the coding sequence ATGATGCTACGCCGCAGTTTTATTGTTCTTACCGCCCTTAGTTTATTTTCAAGAATTGCAACAGCCCAATCCCAAGAACAGGCCGATCGCATGGCTCGCGCTGTTCAATTTGACGACCTTGCACAAGTTAAAAAGTTACTGCAAGAGGGTGTAAGCCCTAATTTATTAGTCCGGGGTGGAAATCCAATTACGGTCTACGCAGTAAGGGAGAACTCGCGCACAACCCTAGACTACCTGTTAACCCTCAAGAATTTGGATGTGGATCAGCCAAACCTTTCAGGTGAAAACGTCTTAATGATGGCATCCCTGTATGGGCTTTTGCCAGAGGTGAAGACTTTAATTGATAAACGGGCAGCCACGATCAATAAATCCGGCTGGACACCGCTGCATTACGCTTGCACCAATGGTCACCTACAGATTGCTGAGTTTCTATTGGATAAGGGCGCCCAGGTCAATGCCTTGTCTGATAGCGATACAACTCCTTTGATGATGGCTGTTCGCTCGGGCAATATTCAGTTGGTCAGATTATTACTTGACCGTGGCGCTGATCTGCAAATCCGCAATCACCAAGGATTCAGTGCGATTGATGTTGCTGATTTATTTAATCAGGAAGAGGTTTCCCGGGGTCTGCGTTCCCGTTGGGAGAAGCTTTACAAGACCAAATATGAAGGGGGCCCAAAGCCCGGAAGCGCTGAATCCAAGCCTAAGGGCTAA
- a CDS encoding DNA polymerase III subunit delta', with product MAIENSHHESVKLLPWFEALGKAFDLESMPQAILFHGQPGIGKFDFARWLSKALLCEADLFSTGQKPCNACEACRWFDTGNHPDCITLLPQSLKGRLVQAELEGSPKMDPVAPEGQDDGDGKKESAFIKIDELRAVLGGINIGSHRGGKRIILIYPLESLREDASNTLLKSLEEPNPDTNFILVSNRLDRVLPTLRSRCQLIALPKPSRELALNWLQSELKILLSDAVGAEELEATIDEHAGAPLSARDQIVARHLGDDKDGIGLAINSTRILVEALSNGPKIGYLECAEKVQKAPYSALLVCMQRWLFDLQLSYQLGEVRYYRRHAQRISQLASQLQLTKAQRLWSALTLARRHENHPLSTRVQMESMLLQYQQLFGD from the coding sequence TGGCCATAGAAAATTCACATCACGAATCCGTCAAGCTATTGCCATGGTTCGAGGCACTTGGTAAAGCCTTTGATTTGGAGTCAATGCCTCAAGCTATTTTGTTTCATGGTCAACCAGGAATAGGCAAATTTGATTTTGCGCGCTGGCTTTCTAAGGCGCTACTCTGTGAGGCTGATTTGTTCTCCACAGGGCAAAAGCCATGCAATGCGTGTGAGGCTTGCCGCTGGTTTGATACTGGTAATCACCCAGACTGTATTACTTTGTTGCCCCAAAGCTTAAAAGGCCGCCTAGTTCAAGCGGAGCTTGAGGGTAGCCCCAAAATGGATCCTGTAGCCCCAGAGGGTCAAGACGATGGCGATGGAAAAAAAGAGAGTGCGTTCATCAAAATTGATGAGCTTAGGGCAGTGCTTGGCGGGATCAACATTGGTTCACACCGGGGCGGCAAACGGATTATTCTGATTTATCCACTGGAAAGTCTGCGCGAGGATGCATCGAACACCTTACTGAAATCCCTTGAAGAACCCAATCCTGATACGAACTTTATCCTAGTTAGCAATCGTCTTGATCGCGTCTTACCAACCTTACGATCGCGCTGCCAACTCATTGCCCTGCCAAAACCAAGTCGAGAACTGGCGCTTAACTGGTTGCAATCTGAACTGAAAATACTTCTCTCGGATGCCGTTGGTGCAGAGGAGTTAGAGGCCACAATTGATGAACATGCTGGTGCACCCTTGAGCGCAAGGGATCAGATCGTTGCTAGGCATTTAGGGGATGATAAAGATGGCATTGGTCTAGCCATCAATTCCACGCGAATATTAGTAGAGGCCTTGAGTAACGGACCCAAAATTGGCTACCTTGAATGCGCTGAGAAGGTTCAGAAAGCCCCATATTCCGCATTATTGGTGTGTATGCAACGCTGGCTCTTTGATTTGCAACTGTCATATCAGCTAGGGGAGGTGCGCTATTACCGCCGGCACGCACAACGAATTAGTCAGCTCGCATCTCAACTGCAATTAACCAAAGCGCAGCGACTTTGGTCAGCCCTTACACTCGCTCGTCGCCATGAGAATCACCCCTTGTCCACACGGGTGCAAATGGAATCCATGCTCTTGCAATATCAACAGCTCTTTGGGGACTAA
- a CDS encoding TatD family hydrolase, protein MLIDSHCHLDFPEYQNRLPEVLENMVRAKVSHALCISVDIPDFPKVKRLAHTYPNLFASVGVHPDYEDTPEPTLAFLVEEAKDDKVIAIGETGLDYYRMGDRSYESMEWQRERFRTHIRAALQAKKPLIIHTRSASEDTLRIMREEGADAIGGVMHCFTESYEVAKAAIELGFYISFSGIVTFKNAKDLQATCKALPLDRLLIETDSPYLAPVPHRGQTNEPAWVAHVASYIAQLRGETLEEIAQHTTNNFFQCFQLNRSYS, encoded by the coding sequence ATGTTGATTGATTCGCATTGCCACCTCGATTTCCCAGAGTATCAAAATCGCCTTCCTGAGGTATTAGAAAACATGGTGCGAGCCAAGGTGAGTCACGCACTTTGCATCTCTGTTGATATTCCAGATTTCCCCAAGGTGAAGCGACTGGCTCACACCTACCCAAATTTATTTGCTTCGGTTGGCGTTCATCCGGATTACGAAGATACCCCCGAGCCAACTCTTGCGTTTTTAGTTGAGGAAGCCAAAGACGACAAGGTGATTGCAATTGGAGAAACCGGGCTGGATTACTACCGAATGGGAGATCGATCTTACGAGTCGATGGAGTGGCAGCGTGAGCGCTTTCGGACCCATATTCGTGCTGCCTTGCAAGCCAAAAAGCCTTTAATTATTCATACGCGCTCCGCTTCGGAGGATACGTTGCGCATTATGCGCGAAGAGGGTGCTGACGCAATTGGCGGAGTAATGCATTGCTTTACAGAGTCTTATGAGGTAGCCAAGGCGGCGATTGAGCTTGGGTTTTATATCTCTTTTTCCGGAATCGTCACCTTTAAGAATGCCAAAGATCTTCAGGCGACCTGTAAGGCATTACCATTGGATCGACTGCTCATTGAGACCGATTCACCGTATTTGGCTCCTGTACCGCATCGCGGTCAAACCAATGAACCAGCTTGGGTAGCGCATGTTGCAAGTTATATTGCGCAATTACGTGGTGAAACGCTTGAAGAAATAGCCCAGCACACTACAAATAATTTTTTTCAGTGTTTTCAATTAAATAGAAGTTACTCATGA